Genomic segment of Candidatus Binatia bacterium:
CGGTCGCGGCCGCGCGGCGGGGCAGATCTGAGCGGCCGGCTTCGACGGTTCCGCTCCACAGGAGGCTGCCGTCGAGGGTGAGGGCGAAGACCGCGCCGTCGTCGGTGACCACGTAAAGGGCGTTGCCGAGGCTGAGGGCCGGGGAAGCAGTCATTGGGCCGACGCTGCGGTTCGGGGCGGCAGGATCCGGGAACTGCCACTGCAAGGTACCGTCGCTGTTGACCGCGTAGACCCTTCCGGTGCGGCCATCGAAGCCGTCGACCGTCGTCGTGATGAAGATGCCCGTAACGAGGCCGGTAAGGGGGTGGATCGTCAGCGTCGGGGAAGAAGCCATGCTAGCGCTGGTGACGGTTGGATCGATGGCGGCCGGCGAGAAACACAGGGTGCAATTGGCGCTGGTCCCCTTGTCCTCGAAGCCCAGCAGACGGCCGTCAAGCGAGGCAATGAAGATGTAGTTGACGTCTTTGGTGGTGTACACGAACGGCGACGACACCAGCGGTCCGAGTGGCGGAGTGGGGCAGACGGCACAGGTGTCGGTGCGCCAGTGAACCTGACCCTTCCCGTTGACGGCGAGCAGCGTACCGCCCTCGCTTCCGACGTAGACGCGGCCGTCGACGGCGATTGCGGGTGACGACGACACCGGTGCGGGGGTCGCGGCGTCCACCGGGACCGACCAGAGGATCGCCGGCGTGGTCTGGGCAATCGGGGCGACGGCCGAGCCGGTGTTGTTGACGTTCTGGCGGAACTTCGGCCACGCCGCGGACGGTGGAAATGGCGGTGCCTCGTCGTCGCTGCTGCAGCTCGCGGCGGCGAGCAAGAGAAGAGTGGGGAGCAGCAGGTGGGACGGTCTCATGGCGCGCGGACTTGACATAGTGGTTGGCAAAACTCAATCCCGTGGGCGCCGGGCCACCAATCGGGCTAGGTAGGCCTGGCGCCCGCCGTCGGGAAATAGACCTTCTTCATAAAGATCGATGTCGAAGCCGGCGAAGGCTTCGCCGAGCTCACCGGGGTGCAGCAGGAACTCGGGATTGCTTGGGTGCCCGAGGGCAAGCTGCCGGATGAGGAACGTCTCGACCACGACCAGACCCCCTGGTCTGAGGGCTTGTCGTAACGTCGGAAACAGTGACCGCAACAGGTAGCGGATATTGATAGCGGCGTCGTACCGAGCGATGGGCAGCGGGTACGATGAGAGGTCGGCCTGCACCGCGGAAATCGACAGCCCGTCGCGCCGGGCCGCGGCTAGCGCGAGCCGCAGACCCGCGTGCGAGAAGTCGATGGCCTCCACGCGGCATCCCCGCCGCGCCAGGAAGAGGGCGTTACGGCCGGTGCCCGCGGCAATGTCGAGGACACGGCCGTGGATGCGATCGGCGACGGCGGCGACCAGCCCGGAAGGCGGGTCGTCCGGACCGGGTTGCCGGCGTGAAGGTGTGGCCCGCGAACCGGCGGCGGCCGAACCCCCGTAGCGGTCTTCCCAGCGCTTGCGGTCCGCGTCCATGCCTGGGCTGCACCCTTAACCAAGGACGGCGCGGGCGAGGACGAGGACGTCGACCGAGCGCGCGCCGGCGCGCTGCAGGACCTGGGCGCATTCATTCACCGTGGCACCGGTGGTGTATACGTCGTCGACCAGAAGGATGCGTCGATCCGCCACCCGGCGCCGGTCGACGACCCGAAAAGCGCCGCGGACGTTGGCGAGTCGCTCCCGCCCGCGCAGCTCTACCTGGGCGCGGGTTGCCCGCACACGGTCAAGGGCATGGGGATCGACGAGGATACCCGTGAGCCGGCTGACGGGCCGGGCCAGCAGTTGCGCCTGGTTAAAGCCCCGCCAGCGGAGGCGAGACAGGTGTAAAGGGACCGGGACGATAAGGTCAGTGTCGGCGTGGACCGCGCTGACGGCGGCGAGCAGGGCGCCGAGCGGACGGGCCAACGTCACGTCGCGGCCGTACTTGTAACGCTGCAGTGCCCGGCGCAATGGGTCGGCTGTGGCGGAGGCCCGGTACACCCCACAGGCGCGGGCCCGGCGAAAACGGGGCCGGCGCTGGAGGCAGGGACCGCAGCGGTGGTCTCCGCGGTCGGCGGCAGGTTCGGTGCCGGGGGCCTGGGCGGTCGCGAAAGGGAGGCTGCATATCGGGCACATTGGCGTCTGCGGTGGGCTGATGTCGGCTCGGCAATGCGGGCAAAATCCCGGTGTCGCTGTCGGCGCTTCGCACCCCAGGCAACGAGGCGGATAGGCGAGGTCGAGAAAGGCGTGCCAGAGTCTGCGCACGGAGCCGATGCTAGGTGCCGGCCCGGGAAAGCGCAATCGAGGCGCCGCGAGATGGATTGTGCCTTCTCTACGGCGGGGAGCAAACGTACGGTCTCTTTGACTGGCCTCGGACCGCATAATATATGAACATTAGGCAGAGGGCGGTCGGATGAAGCGCTTTCTAATCGGTTTCGCCGCCGGAGTCGGCATCATGTACTACTACTTGCATTACGCGGATACCTGGGAAACGCGCGGACGGGGTTGGATAGAGGGCGCGGCCTCCAACTACAGGGACGACAAGCAACACGAAGCGGCACGCAGCGTGCTCGGCGACAACGAGCGGCGGCCGTGAATCCCTCGGCGCTCTCGGACATCCGTATCCTCGATCTTACCCGCGTAATCGCGGGTCCCTATGCCACCACGCTGCTCGGCGACATGGGGGCAGAGATTGTCAAGATCGAGCTTCCCGGTCGCGGCGACGATGCACGCTACGGTTACCCGGACGTGGACGGCGTGCCGATCGCCTTCCTGGCGCTCAATCGTAACAAGAAGGGAATCACGTTGGATATCCGCACGGCGGAAGGTGCCGAAGTCTTCCGCCGCCTCGTCACGCACGCCGACGTGGTGGTCGAGAACTTCTCTGCCGGCACGATGGAGCGGTGGGGTCTCGGGTATGCCGATCTGGCCCGCATCA
This window contains:
- a CDS encoding PQQ-binding-like beta-propeller repeat protein, whose product is MRPSHLLLPTLLLLAAASCSSDDEAPPFPPSAAWPKFRQNVNNTGSAVAPIAQTTPAILWSVPVDAATPAPVSSSPAIAVDGRVYVGSEGGTLLAVNGKGQVHWRTDTCAVCPTPPLGPLVSSPFVYTTKDVNYIFIASLDGRLLGFEDKGTSANCTLCFSPAAIDPTVTSASMASSPTLTIHPLTGLVTGIFITTTVDGFDGRTGRVYAVNSDGTLQWQFPDPAAPNRSVGPMTASPALSLGNALYVVTDDGAVFALTLDGSLLWSGTVEAGRSDLPRRAAATDLAPSPVTTADLVLAASRSGAILAWTLGGSLAWTAASEGNLATSLSVGSQAVLTPTPEPTDLATPTPTPSGASTGTPTTTPTPGDAFSTAFGVTEGGSLVVRDLRTGERLFPSGPAPTPIVGAVRSSPAVSADQYLIFGTDAGHIYVIDTANGAPLEGWPVQLPGASPIRSSPSISEGGTIYVGATDGMLYAVGEQ
- a CDS encoding class I SAM-dependent methyltransferase, whose product is MDADRKRWEDRYGGSAAAGSRATPSRRQPGPDDPPSGLVAAVADRIHGRVLDIAAGTGRNALFLARRGCRVEAIDFSHAGLRLALAAARRDGLSISAVQADLSSYPLPIARYDAAINIRYLLRSLFPTLRQALRPGGLVVVETFLIRQLALGHPSNPEFLLHPGELGEAFAGFDIDLYEEGLFPDGGRQAYLARLVARRPRD
- a CDS encoding ComF family protein, with amino-acid sequence MRRALQRYKYGRDVTLARPLGALLAAVSAVHADTDLIVPVPLHLSRLRWRGFNQAQLLARPVSRLTGILVDPHALDRVRATRAQVELRGRERLANVRGAFRVVDRRRVADRRILLVDDVYTTGATVNECAQVLQRAGARSVDVLVLARAVLG